Proteins from a genomic interval of Clostridium scatologenes:
- a CDS encoding hemerythrin domain-containing protein, with translation MMNINNLVRQHEAIRENVKTIEILINKNNIENDSFEISKNINLLIGVLKVHLQSEDNFLYPQLLKDDDDNLKDMAKHYINEMGNISTEFEKYKAQFNTKTKINDNIENFKNHTAEIIKVLKNRLDKEDKYLYPLIK, from the coding sequence ATGATGAATATTAATAATCTTGTACGACAGCATGAAGCAATACGTGAAAATGTAAAAACAATAGAAATTTTAATTAACAAGAATAATATAGAAAATGATTCTTTTGAAATATCTAAAAATATTAATTTACTAATAGGGGTATTAAAAGTTCATTTACAATCAGAGGATAATTTCCTATATCCTCAATTATTAAAAGATGATGATGATAACCTTAAAGATATGGCTAAACATTATATAAATGAAATGGGAAATATAAGTACAGAGTTTGAAAAATATAAAGCTCAATTTAATACTAAAACAAAAATTAATGATAATATTGAAAATTTTAAAAATCACACAGCTGAAATTATAAAAGTACTCAAAAATAGGCTGGATAAAGAAGATAAATACTTATATCCACTTATCAAGTAA
- a CDS encoding metal-dependent hydrolase codes for MIFFGHVGITTAAFKLYENTISAKKVDKNKSYIDYRVVAIGSVLPDIIDKPIGAYFFRSTFHNSRIFAHSLVFSIFLIILGAYFFKRSRNNRIITLGVCSLIHQILDSMWLYPGILFWPAYGLKFPTRPEGNWIASNVVNLLTNPFVYGPEILGVIIIGYYFIKLFINKRVKEFLKTGRL; via the coding sequence ATGATATTTTTTGGACATGTGGGAATAACAACTGCAGCTTTTAAATTATATGAAAATACTATTTCAGCAAAAAAAGTTGATAAGAATAAGTCTTATATAGATTATAGGGTGGTTGCCATTGGATCTGTACTTCCAGATATTATAGATAAGCCAATAGGAGCATATTTTTTTAGAAGTACATTTCATAATAGTAGAATATTTGCTCATTCTTTAGTATTTTCTATATTTTTAATAATTTTAGGAGCATATTTTTTTAAAAGGAGTAGGAATAATAGAATTATAACACTTGGAGTGTGCAGCTTGATACATCAAATATTGGACAGTATGTGGCTATATCCAGGTATATTGTTCTGGCCAGCTTATGGACTGAAGTTTCCTACTAGACCAGAGGGAAATTGGATAGCTAGTAATGTTGTAAATTTGCTAACAAATCCTTTTGTATATGGACCTGAAATACTAGGAGTAATTATTATTGGTTACTATTTCATTAAGTTATTTATTAATAAAAGGGTAAAAGAATTTTTGAAAACTGGCAGGTTATAA
- a CDS encoding rod shape-determining protein — MNDTNINPQDVIFALDIGTRSVIGTAGTVRDKKFYIVAEYCVEHEERAMIDGQIHDIGLVANAVNNVKKQLEEKLNMKMESVSIAAAGRFLRTMVSKAQLKIDYDKEIDKDTIRSLELTAVKSAEEKINEQREGKLYCVGYSVKNYYLNGYIINNLLSHKGENIEAEVIATFLPRSVVDSLYSVMEKVGLQVASMTLEPIAAMEAAIPQNLRLLNLALVDVGAGTSDIAISSKDTISAYGMVPLAGDEVTEVIAQNYLVDFNTAEYIKRQCSTNDKLVYKDVLGLENELSSEDVIKFITPAVKKIADEIGSKIIELNGDKSPNAIFIVGGGAHTPKLKEFLADKLNILPQRIAIKGRDAVTECVCEDNSLGSTGVTVLGIALVSIRRFGHDFIDVILNDKVISLFNSHKHTVMDVMMQGGMNPKVLIGRNGRNIRFTLNGIKRVAFGTLASPAEIMLNGNKSNIDEEVKEGDKVEIKYARDGNDAAPNALEYVKRLYSISFFVNDIIENLEPIALINGKKVDLNEKIKENDEVEILFPETLTQYKKYLAENSEEHKYYLNGIEISDGYKIEEGDRIYSIKHDEAEKDEVKNEVVEQKEIKASEESVDIVEDKTTVESETSKVEAALDSEKNEEKVEILEENKETKQDDELLKKEKSEDEIEVIVNGKNVCLQGKKEYVFIDIFNFIDFDLTIPKGKLYLRLNQKDAGYYDKLSSGDIIEIGWE, encoded by the coding sequence ATGAATGATACTAACATTAATCCACAAGATGTAATATTTGCATTAGATATAGGTACACGTTCTGTAATAGGTACAGCGGGTACAGTAAGAGATAAAAAATTTTATATAGTGGCTGAATATTGCGTGGAGCATGAAGAAAGAGCCATGATAGATGGTCAAATTCATGATATAGGTTTGGTAGCTAATGCAGTAAACAATGTTAAAAAGCAGTTAGAAGAAAAGCTTAATATGAAAATGGAGAGTGTATCCATTGCAGCAGCAGGAAGATTTTTAAGGACTATGGTATCTAAAGCACAGCTTAAAATTGATTATGATAAGGAAATAGATAAAGATACTATAAGAAGTTTGGAGCTTACGGCAGTAAAAAGTGCAGAAGAAAAAATAAATGAACAAAGAGAAGGAAAGCTTTATTGTGTTGGATATAGTGTAAAAAATTATTATTTAAATGGATACATAATAAATAATCTACTTTCACATAAAGGAGAAAACATAGAAGCAGAAGTTATAGCAACCTTTCTTCCAAGGTCAGTAGTAGATAGTCTTTATTCTGTTATGGAAAAGGTTGGACTTCAAGTAGCAAGTATGACTTTAGAGCCTATAGCAGCTATGGAAGCAGCTATACCTCAAAATTTAAGGCTTTTAAATTTAGCTTTGGTAGATGTAGGTGCAGGTACTTCAGATATAGCTATAAGTAGCAAGGATACTATAAGTGCTTATGGTATGGTTCCTTTAGCTGGTGATGAAGTAACAGAAGTCATTGCACAAAATTACCTTGTAGATTTTAATACAGCAGAGTATATAAAGAGACAGTGTAGTACTAATGATAAATTAGTATATAAAGATGTTTTAGGGCTAGAAAATGAATTAAGTTCTGAAGATGTAATAAAATTTATTACTCCAGCAGTAAAAAAGATAGCAGATGAAATAGGAAGTAAAATTATCGAATTAAATGGAGATAAATCTCCTAATGCCATATTTATAGTAGGAGGAGGAGCACATACTCCCAAATTGAAGGAATTCTTAGCTGATAAGCTTAATATACTACCTCAAAGAATAGCAATTAAAGGTAGAGATGCTGTAACAGAATGTGTATGTGAAGATAATTCATTAGGTAGTACTGGGGTAACAGTTTTAGGAATAGCATTAGTGTCCATAAGAAGGTTTGGACATGATTTTATAGATGTAATTTTAAATGATAAAGTAATAAGCTTATTTAATTCACATAAACATACAGTAATGGACGTAATGATGCAGGGAGGGATGAATCCTAAAGTATTAATTGGTAGAAATGGAAGAAATATTAGATTTACTTTAAATGGAATTAAAAGAGTAGCTTTTGGAACTCTTGCTTCACCAGCAGAAATTATGCTTAATGGTAATAAGTCTAATATAGATGAGGAAGTTAAAGAGGGAGATAAGGTAGAAATAAAATATGCTAGGGATGGAAATGATGCAGCACCTAATGCATTAGAATATGTTAAAAGGCTTTATTCCATAAGTTTTTTTGTTAATGATATAATAGAAAATTTAGAACCAATAGCTTTAATAAATGGAAAGAAAGTTGATCTTAATGAAAAAATAAAAGAAAATGATGAAGTTGAAATATTATTTCCTGAAACTTTAACTCAATATAAAAAATATTTAGCAGAAAACAGTGAAGAGCATAAATACTATTTAAATGGTATAGAAATTTCAGATGGCTATAAAATAGAAGAGGGAGATAGAATTTATAGTATAAAGCATGATGAAGCAGAAAAAGATGAGGTTAAAAATGAAGTTGTTGAACAAAAGGAAATTAAAGCTAGTGAAGAAAGTGTTGATATTGTAGAAGATAAAACTACTGTAGAAAGTGAAACTAGTAAAGTGGAAGCGGCTTTAGATAGTGAAAAAAATGAAGAAAAAGTTGAAATACTAGAAGAAAATAAAGAAACGAAACAAGATGATGAGTTATTAAAAAAGGAAAAATCAGAAGATGAAATTGAAGTAATAGTTAATGGTAAAAACGTGTGTTTACAAGGCAAAAAGGAATATGTTTTTATAGATATATTTAATTTTATAGATTTTGATTTAACAATACCTAAAGGAAAGTTATATTTACGTTTAAATCAAAAGGATGCAGGGTATTATGATAAGCTTTCAAGTGGAGATATAATTGAAATTGGTTGGGAATAA
- a CDS encoding M20 metallopeptidase family protein, whose protein sequence is MELDFLKLSKNIKDEIVSIRRDIHMNPELGYEENRTSQKIKNFLQKEGIEYTETAKTGICGIIKGKGNKTIGLRADMDALPLEDRKNCDYCSKIKGKMHACGHDAHTSILLGASKILNSIKDKLNGNVKLFFEPAEETTGGAKVMIKEGVLEDPQVDNIIGLHVDENIEVGKIGVKRGVVNAASNPFNIKIKGKGAHGARPHTGIDPVVMASSVVIALQNVISREISPTDAAVITIGTIHGGTAQNIIPEEVTISGIMRTMTTENRAYVKKRLVEVVEGTVHAMRGECEIDIEESYPCLYNDDTMVDKVFSVAYSVIGKENVKILENPSLGVESFAYFSMEKPSAFYYLGCRNEEKGIVNPAHGSLFDIDEDCIPIGIALQCKIAYELLK, encoded by the coding sequence ATGGAACTAGATTTTTTAAAACTATCGAAGAATATAAAAGATGAAATTGTGAGCATAAGAAGAGATATTCATATGAATCCAGAATTGGGGTATGAGGAAAACAGAACTTCCCAAAAGATAAAGAATTTTTTACAAAAGGAAGGTATAGAATATACTGAAACAGCTAAAACAGGAATTTGCGGGATAATAAAGGGTAAGGGTAATAAAACTATAGGATTAAGAGCTGATATGGATGCTCTTCCGTTAGAAGATAGAAAAAACTGTGATTACTGCTCCAAAATAAAGGGAAAAATGCATGCTTGTGGACATGATGCACATACATCTATACTTTTAGGTGCATCTAAAATATTAAACAGTATAAAAGATAAATTAAATGGAAATGTGAAATTGTTTTTTGAACCTGCAGAAGAAACCACAGGTGGAGCTAAAGTGATGATAAAAGAAGGAGTTTTAGAAGATCCGCAGGTTGATAATATAATAGGTTTGCATGTAGATGAAAATATAGAAGTTGGAAAAATAGGAGTAAAAAGAGGAGTTGTAAATGCGGCGTCAAATCCTTTTAACATAAAAATTAAGGGGAAAGGGGCTCATGGAGCTCGTCCACATACAGGTATAGATCCAGTAGTTATGGCAAGCTCAGTGGTAATAGCTCTTCAAAATGTTATAAGTAGAGAAATATCACCAACAGATGCAGCAGTTATAACCATAGGAACTATTCATGGAGGTACAGCTCAGAACATAATCCCAGAAGAAGTAACAATATCAGGTATTATGAGAACTATGACTACAGAAAACAGAGCTTATGTAAAGAAAAGATTAGTTGAAGTGGTTGAGGGAACTGTGCATGCAATGCGTGGAGAATGTGAAATAGATATAGAAGAGAGCTATCCTTGTTTGTACAATGATGATACTATGGTAGATAAAGTTTTCAGCGTTGCTTATAGTGTAATAGGAAAAGAAAATGTAAAAATATTGGAGAACCCAAGCTTAGGAGTTGAAAGTTTTGCATATTTTTCAATGGAAAAACCTTCAGCGTTTTATTATTTAGGGTGTAGAAATGAAGAAAAGGGAATAGTAAATCCAGCTCATGGAAGTCTATTTGATATTGATGAAGATTGTATTCCAATTGGGATAGCATTACAGTGTAAAATTGCATATGAGCTTTTAAAATAA
- a CDS encoding RluA family pseudouridine synthase, whose translation MKIEIGPNEAGQRLDKFLRKWLKDMPLSAIYKSIRKGDVKVNGKKSKEKYALLDGDLIETRDITSNQTKKKFNRIENSFLKIAYEDENMVVVEKWPGVLVHSDGKKKEATLTDYVLSYLYDKGDYTPENEVTFTPASCNRLDRNTSGIVIFGKNYEALKLLNEMIREKKIHKYYQALIKGRIKEGLYKAYIHKNESENISQVYDEPRKDTKEISMNVKNIQSCGTFSLVELELLTGRSHQLRAHLNHLGNPILGDTKYGTAKLNSFFFNKYGLNYQFLYAYKLIFRDCAEKFIYMQNKTVASGLPPVLKKIKNDVFDKF comes from the coding sequence ATGAAAATTGAAATAGGACCAAATGAAGCAGGACAAAGATTAGATAAGTTTTTAAGAAAGTGGCTTAAGGATATGCCTTTAAGTGCTATATACAAGAGCATACGAAAAGGTGATGTGAAGGTAAATGGTAAAAAATCTAAAGAGAAATATGCATTATTGGATGGGGATTTAATAGAAACAAGAGATATAACTTCAAATCAAACAAAAAAGAAGTTTAATAGGATAGAAAATAGCTTTTTAAAGATAGCTTATGAAGATGAAAACATGGTAGTGGTTGAAAAGTGGCCTGGGGTTTTAGTACATTCAGATGGAAAAAAGAAAGAGGCTACTTTAACGGATTATGTACTTTCATATCTATATGATAAAGGTGATTATACTCCAGAAAATGAAGTAACATTTACCCCAGCTTCTTGTAATAGGTTGGATAGAAACACTTCTGGTATAGTTATATTTGGAAAGAATTATGAAGCTTTAAAATTATTAAATGAAATGATAAGGGAAAAGAAAATACATAAGTACTATCAAGCTTTGATAAAGGGAAGGATTAAGGAGGGCTTGTACAAGGCTTATATTCATAAAAATGAAAGTGAAAATATATCTCAGGTTTATGATGAACCTAGAAAAGATACAAAAGAAATTAGTATGAATGTAAAAAATATTCAAAGCTGTGGAACTTTTTCCTTAGTTGAACTTGAATTGTTAACAGGAAGAAGTCATCAACTAAGAGCTCATTTAAACCATTTGGGTAATCCTATATTAGGAGATACGAAATATGGTACTGCTAAATTAAATAGTTTTTTCTTCAATAAATATGGTTTAAATTATCAATTTTTGTATGCATACAAACTTATTTTTAGAGATTGTGCTGAAAAATTTATTTATATGCAAAATAAAACTGTAGCGTCGGGATTGCCACCTGTATTGAAAAAGATTAAAAATGATGTTTTTGATAAGTTTTAA
- a CDS encoding putative polysaccharide biosynthesis protein — protein sequence MKEQSTTKGFAILSAAGMMVKVLSLLYIPFLIMIIGGEGYGIYGATYQVYTFIFVITNSGIPVAISKLISELAAVGNYKDAVKSFKIARFILLILGILMSLVLLIFAKPLAELVKFNKAYLSLLTLSPAILFTSVASAYRGYFQGRANMTPTAVSQVVEQIMNIVFSLGFAIYFMKFGLEAGCAGATIGTSVGALISAVFLMYYYESNRKFKVPKGYINEEVKRFTTKQLVRKIVKYGVPITICVGMTYAGNLVDVYNTKSRLMVGGISEVNASILYGYLVKYQSLLNVPIAIISSLSAAILPAISGAIAVKDKKLARNKINYSFRLCFLIAVPCAVGLASLSAPIYDMLKFRGGAFIMAYGSIVLVLMAIMQIQTTILQGIGKLFTATFYSVIGIVFKITSNYFLIAMPKINILGAVGGSIIGFAIPIILNHRIIKKSLNLKLSLWIHSIKPIIASVFMGALVFVTHYILSLVLGFIHKGYVTSTIATVIAIGVGGLTYGFGLVILGGIRRVDLNLMPSKLTRLIPKFVLSKMR from the coding sequence ATGAAGGAACAGTCAACTACTAAAGGATTTGCAATACTTTCTGCTGCGGGTATGATGGTAAAGGTCTTGTCTTTACTCTACATACCCTTTTTAATAATGATAATTGGCGGTGAAGGATATGGAATATATGGAGCTACATATCAGGTATATACTTTTATATTTGTAATTACCAATTCAGGAATACCTGTTGCAATATCAAAGCTTATATCTGAACTTGCAGCAGTTGGAAACTATAAAGATGCAGTAAAAAGCTTTAAAATAGCAAGATTCATACTTTTAATTTTGGGAATTCTTATGTCACTTGTACTGCTTATTTTTGCAAAACCTCTAGCTGAATTAGTTAAATTTAATAAGGCTTATTTATCACTTTTAACACTTTCACCAGCTATATTGTTTACGTCTGTTGCATCTGCTTATAGAGGTTATTTTCAGGGGCGTGCAAATATGACTCCAACAGCAGTATCACAGGTTGTAGAGCAGATAATGAATATTGTTTTTTCTTTGGGCTTTGCCATTTATTTTATGAAGTTTGGCTTAGAAGCTGGTTGTGCAGGAGCCACCATAGGTACATCTGTAGGTGCACTTATTTCAGCTGTTTTTCTCATGTACTATTATGAAAGCAATAGAAAGTTTAAAGTGCCTAAAGGATATATAAATGAAGAAGTAAAAAGATTTACTACAAAGCAATTGGTAAGAAAAATAGTTAAATATGGTGTACCTATAACTATATGTGTAGGTATGACTTATGCTGGGAATTTAGTAGATGTATATAATACAAAATCAAGACTTATGGTAGGAGGCATTTCTGAAGTTAATGCCAGTATATTATATGGATATTTAGTTAAATACCAATCTCTTTTAAATGTACCTATTGCCATTATATCTTCACTTTCAGCTGCAATTTTACCTGCTATATCTGGTGCAATAGCTGTGAAGGATAAAAAGCTTGCAAGAAACAAAATAAATTATTCCTTTAGATTATGCTTTTTGATTGCAGTACCTTGTGCCGTGGGATTAGCTTCTTTAAGTGCTCCAATTTATGATATGTTGAAATTTCGTGGAGGAGCATTTATTATGGCTTATGGTTCTATAGTTTTAGTGTTAATGGCTATTATGCAAATACAGACAACTATATTGCAAGGAATAGGAAAGCTTTTCACTGCAACATTCTATTCAGTCATAGGAATAGTTTTTAAAATAACGTCTAATTACTTCTTGATAGCAATGCCAAAGATCAATATTTTAGGAGCAGTAGGAGGAAGTATAATAGGGTTTGCAATTCCTATAATTTTAAATCATAGAATTATTAAAAAATCTTTAAATTTAAAACTAAGTCTCTGGATTCATTCTATAAAGCCGATTATAGCATCAGTTTTTATGGGAGCATTAGTTTTTGTTACGCACTATATTTTAAGTTTAGTGCTTGGTTTCATACATAAAGGATACGTCACAAGCACAATAGCTACAGTAATAGCTATTGGAGTAGGTGGTCTTACATATGGTTTTGGATTAGTAATTTTAGGCGGAATAAGAAGAGTTGATTTAAATTTGATGCCATCTAAACTTACTAGACTTATTCCAAAATTTGTATTAAGTAAAATGAGATAA
- a CDS encoding IS4 family transposase: MGNYITIFEKLLDIINWNALKKSTYKLDVNYNIASNHLKTHLYFHLAKLDSLRDIDDFMQSDSKLKESIKSVSLGMLSNYNNHIDYNVYIPILNELISNTLEKIPVSEKIKKFGTIKLIDSSTISMAKTYFQWAEFRSTKAGIKLHTKFNLNKGVPELIVVSNAKPHDRTKMKELITEDNCIYVFDKGYVDYKIFDEFSSKGIHFITRLKDNSAITEVTSNEITYSETTLLDDSVNIIEDITCYLGTKDINITEKQYRVITVVDSEGQVLTFVTNIFEYTSEDIAWLYKKRWEIELFFKWIKQNLKIKRFIGHSLNAVMMQVISAIITFIIVRLIQDVAKTAYGLLKIKRLIKHSLTKLVDDSLFSWEKWLGG, encoded by the coding sequence ATGGGTAATTATATCACTATTTTTGAAAAATTATTAGATATTATTAACTGGAACGCTTTGAAAAAATCTACGTATAAGTTAGATGTTAACTATAATATAGCATCAAATCATTTAAAAACTCATCTCTACTTTCATTTAGCGAAGCTAGATAGCCTAAGAGATATTGATGATTTTATGCAATCCGACTCTAAGTTAAAGGAGTCAATAAAAAGCGTTAGCTTGGGAATGTTATCTAATTATAATAATCATATTGACTATAATGTTTACATTCCTATATTAAATGAATTAATTTCTAACACCTTAGAGAAAATACCTGTAAGTGAGAAAATTAAAAAGTTTGGAACCATAAAACTAATAGATTCTTCAACTATAAGTATGGCTAAAACTTATTTTCAATGGGCAGAATTTCGCTCTACAAAAGCCGGAATAAAGCTTCATACAAAATTCAACTTAAACAAAGGAGTTCCAGAGCTCATAGTTGTATCTAATGCTAAACCACATGATAGAACTAAAATGAAGGAACTTATTACAGAAGATAACTGTATATACGTTTTTGATAAAGGCTATGTTGACTATAAAATATTTGATGAATTTAGTAGCAAAGGTATACATTTCATAACTAGATTAAAAGACAATTCAGCTATAACAGAAGTAACTAGTAATGAAATTACCTATTCAGAAACTACCTTACTAGATGATTCTGTAAATATTATTGAAGATATTACCTGCTATCTAGGCACTAAAGACATCAATATAACAGAAAAACAATATAGAGTCATCACAGTAGTTGATTCTGAAGGTCAAGTATTAACTTTCGTAACCAATATTTTTGAATATACTAGTGAAGATATAGCATGGTTATATAAAAAACGTTGGGAAATAGAACTATTCTTCAAATGGATTAAGCAAAATTTAAAAATCAAAAGATTTATAGGGCATAGTCTTAATGCAGTTATGATGCAAGTTATTTCTGCAATAATAACATTTATCATAGTAAGATTAATACAAGACGTAGCTAAAACAGCCTACGGCTTATTGAAAATAAAGAGATTAATAAAACATTCACTTACAAAACTAGTAGATGATAGCTTATTTTCTTGGGAGAAGTGGTTAGGTGGTTAA
- a CDS encoding GNAT family N-acetyltransferase, with the protein MITISRITYDDLNDLSNLYEQLLGKKANFEKFRDKFALINSDKNYTLIGAKDDNNNLVGSLLGIICQDLGGDCKPFMVIENVIVKNNCRGRGIGKLLMSFIEGIARREECYFTMLVSAFSRKGAHKFYESIGYDNDVVKGFKKYL; encoded by the coding sequence TTGATTACTATAAGCAGAATAACATATGATGATTTAAATGATTTATCCAATTTATATGAACAACTTTTAGGAAAAAAAGCAAACTTTGAAAAGTTCAGAGATAAGTTTGCATTGATTAATTCAGATAAAAACTATACATTGATTGGAGCAAAGGATGATAATAACAATCTAGTTGGTTCACTGTTAGGTATTATTTGTCAGGATCTTGGTGGTGATTGTAAACCATTTATGGTTATTGAAAATGTAATAGTAAAAAATAACTGTAGGGGAAGGGGAATTGGAAAATTACTAATGAGTTTTATCGAAGGTATTGCCAGAAGGGAAGAGTGTTATTTTACAATGTTAGTATCGGCTTTCAGCAGAAAAGGTGCTCATAAATTTTATGAATCTATAGGATATGATAATGATGTTGTAAAAGGATTTAAAAAATATTTATAG
- a CDS encoding pentapeptide repeat-containing protein has translation MIHSNENIKELKIDCKKCFGLCCTALYFSASEGFPENKKAGKPCVNLQSDFTCSVHKDLINKGLKGCTAYDCFGSGQKVSQVTCKGVNWHKTPQHAKQMFEAFLIMRQLHEMLWYITEALMLQDNDRIKEEISSLLEDTKKLTLLDLDSLLSLDVESHRNKVNIFLRNTSELIRTKARSRIKSNWKNKKSLPRSLDFFGADLRKTNLIGADLRGACLIAANLRGADLSGADLIGADLRDADLSGTNLTSSIFLTQSQLNTAKGNSNTRIPSRLTRPDYWSK, from the coding sequence ATGATACACTCAAATGAAAACATTAAAGAATTAAAAATTGACTGTAAAAAATGTTTTGGACTATGCTGTACAGCATTATACTTTTCGGCATCTGAAGGTTTTCCAGAAAATAAAAAAGCTGGTAAGCCCTGCGTAAATCTCCAATCCGACTTTACCTGCTCTGTTCATAAAGATCTTATAAATAAAGGTCTAAAAGGCTGTACTGCTTATGATTGTTTTGGTTCTGGTCAAAAGGTATCACAAGTTACTTGTAAAGGTGTCAATTGGCATAAAACCCCACAACACGCTAAGCAGATGTTTGAAGCATTTTTAATCATGAGACAGCTTCATGAAATGTTATGGTATATTACTGAAGCATTAATGTTGCAAGACAATGACCGAATAAAGGAAGAAATAAGCTCATTGTTGGAAGATACTAAAAAACTTACTTTACTTGATCTTGATTCTCTATTGTCTCTGGATGTAGAAAGTCATAGAAATAAAGTTAATATATTTCTTAGAAATACTAGTGAACTTATACGTACTAAGGCACGCAGTAGGATAAAGTCTAATTGGAAAAACAAAAAATCACTTCCTAGATCATTAGACTTTTTTGGAGCAGATCTTAGAAAAACTAATCTTATAGGTGCAGATTTAAGAGGAGCATGTCTTATTGCTGCAAACCTTAGGGGCGCTGATTTGAGCGGAGCCGATCTCATTGGTGCAGATTTGAGAGATGCTGACCTTAGTGGTACTAACCTTACAAGCAGCATATTTCTAACTCAATCTCAACTCAACACAGCTAAAGGTAATTCAAATACAAGGATACCTTCAAGATTAACTCGTCCAGATTATTGGTCAAAATAG
- a CDS encoding DUF554 domain-containing protein: MFGTIVNFLAIIVGSIIGMFLKRGISEKISTTIIHGLSLCTIFIGISGAIKGSNFILIIISVALGALIGELVDIDKRIESLGNAIENKFKGKGSNISQGFVTSSLLFCVGSMAIVGALESGLSGNYKILFAKSILDGTVSIIFASSLGLGVLLSSFSVLIYQGSITIAASFLKPLLTQSVITDMTAVGNILIMGLGFNMLNMTKIKVANLLPAVFIPIIYQIIMNVIK, from the coding sequence ATGTTTGGTACTATAGTGAATTTCCTTGCCATTATAGTTGGAAGTATTATTGGAATGTTTTTAAAGAGGGGCATATCTGAAAAAATAAGCACTACAATAATACACGGTTTATCTTTGTGCACTATTTTTATAGGAATTTCTGGTGCGATAAAAGGGTCTAATTTTATTCTTATTATAATATCTGTTGCATTAGGGGCTCTTATAGGAGAATTAGTAGATATTGATAAAAGGATTGAAAGTTTAGGAAATGCCATAGAAAATAAGTTTAAAGGAAAGGGATCAAATATATCACAGGGTTTTGTAACTTCAAGTCTATTATTCTGTGTAGGCTCTATGGCCATAGTAGGAGCCTTAGAAAGTGGCTTATCAGGTAACTATAAAATACTTTTTGCAAAATCCATATTAGATGGTACAGTTTCTATTATTTTTGCATCTTCTCTTGGACTTGGAGTACTTCTTTCATCATTTTCAGTACTAATTTACCAAGGCAGTATAACCATTGCAGCTTCTTTTTTAAAGCCGCTTTTAACGCAGTCAGTAATTACAGACATGACTGCAGTTGGAAATATTCTTATTATGGGATTAGGTTTTAATATGCTTAACATGACTAAAATAAAAGTAGCAAATTTACTTCCTGCAGTTTTTATTCCAATTATTTATCAAATCATTATGAATGTAATAAAATAA